A window of the Artemia franciscana chromosome 3, ASM3288406v1, whole genome shotgun sequence genome harbors these coding sequences:
- the LOC136025274 gene encoding octopamine receptor beta-2R-like isoform X1, translating to MIHRKSQLTFDMSKYLGQQSSDMENSSTPNLGLGSSEPCCDIFPLDGRSSSEHLVEGSIVAVKAIIMGTIILASIFGNLLVIISVVRFRKLRNITNFLLVSLAFADFLVAFVAMAFNASVVLYGKWLFGYRMCDAWNSFDVYFSTASILHLCCISVDRYYAISEPLLYPQKITQKTIAIMIINCWLWPGVISFLPIFLGWYTTEEHLQFRRSHPEECEFVVNKVYAIISSSMSFWIPCSIMLFTYYRIYNMATQQQRVLLNGSNEMLTLDKQYGFRRSIKNKKHSIPDDSDPDNQLRRNYSRPVRSVTYAPELGLPPLKDKRVLKFKREHKAAKTLGIIMGAFILCWLPFFTWYLTLSLCGSKCRSPDILTDVLFWIGYFNSTLNPIIYAYFHRDFCEAFKKIILCFVCSKRAATFASENIVRFKFAQRTNSKIERGGKNQSLNLPSRSPSCSFTATQV from the exons ATGATACATAGGAAATCCCAACTCACGTTTGATATGAGCAAATATTT gggtcagCAAAGCAGTGACATGGAAAATTCGTCTACACCAAATCTGGGTCTAGGAAGTTCTGAGCCCTGCTGTGATATCTTCCCACTTGATGGAAGATCATCAAGCGAGCATTTGGTAGAAGGAAGCATTGTGGCCGTGAAAGCAATCATAATGGGAACAATCATATTAGCAAGTATATTTGGCAATCTCCTTGTTATCATCAGCGTGGTCAGATTCCGGAAATTAAGGAACATAACTAATTTCCTGCTAGTTTCATTGGCATTTGCAGATTTTCTAGTTGCTTTTGTGGCAATGGCTTTTAATGCCAGTGTGGTTCTATATGGAAAATGGTTGTTCGGGTATAGAATGTGTGATGCCTGGAATagttttgatgtttatttttccacGGCTTCCATTCTTCATTTGTGTTGTATCAGTGTTGACAGATACTATGCTATCAGTGAACCCCTATTGTATCCACAAAAAATAACACAGAAAACAATTGCAATTATGATAATTAATTGCTGGTTATGGCCTGGTGTAATTAGTTTTCTTCCCATTTTTCTTGGGTGGTATACAACTGAAGAGCATTTACAATTTAGAAGATCACATCCTGAAGAATGTGAATTTGTTGTAAATAAAGTTTACGCCATTATCAGCTCAAGTATGAGTTTTTGGATTCCTTGCTCGATTATGTTATTTACTTACTATAGAATTTACAATATGGCAACGCAGCAGCAACGCGTTTTGTTAAACGGTTCTAATGAAATGCTAACACTGGATAAACAATATGGTTTTAGACGctctatcaaaaataaaaagcacaGCATTCCAGATGATAGCGATCCAGACAATCAGTTGCGGAGAAACTACTCTAGGCCTGTACGCTCCGTTACTTACGCCCCCGAATTAGGGCTACCACCATTGAAAGACAAACgagttttaaagtttaaaagggAGCACAAGGCTGCAAAGACCCTTGGTATAATTATGGGAGCATTTATTCTGTGCTGGCTTCCATTTTTTACGTGGTATCTTACTCTCTCTCTTTGTGGGAGCAAATGTCGCAGTCCTGATATTTTAACAGATGTTTTGTTTTGGATAGGATATTTTAATTCAACTTTAAATCCCATCATTTATGCTTATTTTCATAGAGATTTTTGTGAGgcatttaaaaagattattttgtgCTTTGTTTGTTCAAAAAGAGCAGCTACTTTCGCTTCAGAGAATattgttcggtttaagtttgcACAAAGGActaattcaaaaattgaaagaggTGGCAAAAATCAATCTTTAAATTTGCCTTCAAGATCACCTTCTTGTTCTTTTACAGCGACCCAAGTTTAG
- the LOC136025274 gene encoding octopamine receptor beta-2R-like isoform X2 produces MENSSTPNLGLGSSEPCCDIFPLDGRSSSEHLVEGSIVAVKAIIMGTIILASIFGNLLVIISVVRFRKLRNITNFLLVSLAFADFLVAFVAMAFNASVVLYGKWLFGYRMCDAWNSFDVYFSTASILHLCCISVDRYYAISEPLLYPQKITQKTIAIMIINCWLWPGVISFLPIFLGWYTTEEHLQFRRSHPEECEFVVNKVYAIISSSMSFWIPCSIMLFTYYRIYNMATQQQRVLLNGSNEMLTLDKQYGFRRSIKNKKHSIPDDSDPDNQLRRNYSRPVRSVTYAPELGLPPLKDKRVLKFKREHKAAKTLGIIMGAFILCWLPFFTWYLTLSLCGSKCRSPDILTDVLFWIGYFNSTLNPIIYAYFHRDFCEAFKKIILCFVCSKRAATFASENIVRFKFAQRTNSKIERGGKNQSLNLPSRSPSCSFTATQV; encoded by the coding sequence ATGGAAAATTCGTCTACACCAAATCTGGGTCTAGGAAGTTCTGAGCCCTGCTGTGATATCTTCCCACTTGATGGAAGATCATCAAGCGAGCATTTGGTAGAAGGAAGCATTGTGGCCGTGAAAGCAATCATAATGGGAACAATCATATTAGCAAGTATATTTGGCAATCTCCTTGTTATCATCAGCGTGGTCAGATTCCGGAAATTAAGGAACATAACTAATTTCCTGCTAGTTTCATTGGCATTTGCAGATTTTCTAGTTGCTTTTGTGGCAATGGCTTTTAATGCCAGTGTGGTTCTATATGGAAAATGGTTGTTCGGGTATAGAATGTGTGATGCCTGGAATagttttgatgtttatttttccacGGCTTCCATTCTTCATTTGTGTTGTATCAGTGTTGACAGATACTATGCTATCAGTGAACCCCTATTGTATCCACAAAAAATAACACAGAAAACAATTGCAATTATGATAATTAATTGCTGGTTATGGCCTGGTGTAATTAGTTTTCTTCCCATTTTTCTTGGGTGGTATACAACTGAAGAGCATTTACAATTTAGAAGATCACATCCTGAAGAATGTGAATTTGTTGTAAATAAAGTTTACGCCATTATCAGCTCAAGTATGAGTTTTTGGATTCCTTGCTCGATTATGTTATTTACTTACTATAGAATTTACAATATGGCAACGCAGCAGCAACGCGTTTTGTTAAACGGTTCTAATGAAATGCTAACACTGGATAAACAATATGGTTTTAGACGctctatcaaaaataaaaagcacaGCATTCCAGATGATAGCGATCCAGACAATCAGTTGCGGAGAAACTACTCTAGGCCTGTACGCTCCGTTACTTACGCCCCCGAATTAGGGCTACCACCATTGAAAGACAAACgagttttaaagtttaaaagggAGCACAAGGCTGCAAAGACCCTTGGTATAATTATGGGAGCATTTATTCTGTGCTGGCTTCCATTTTTTACGTGGTATCTTACTCTCTCTCTTTGTGGGAGCAAATGTCGCAGTCCTGATATTTTAACAGATGTTTTGTTTTGGATAGGATATTTTAATTCAACTTTAAATCCCATCATTTATGCTTATTTTCATAGAGATTTTTGTGAGgcatttaaaaagattattttgtgCTTTGTTTGTTCAAAAAGAGCAGCTACTTTCGCTTCAGAGAATattgttcggtttaagtttgcACAAAGGActaattcaaaaattgaaagaggTGGCAAAAATCAATCTTTAAATTTGCCTTCAAGATCACCTTCTTGTTCTTTTACAGCGACCCAAGTTTAG